In one Niallia taxi genomic region, the following are encoded:
- the pssA gene encoding CDP-diacylglycerol--serine O-phosphatidyltransferase, protein MFLHEVLEQTAKKLKAQIANFLTLTNLGLGGFSIIYSLKGHIQLSLLLIFIAALADRLDGMAARKFNIESELGKQLDSMSDIISFGVAPALLLYQAVLFEFSTVGSFFTVLYICCGAFRLARFNITENSGFFTGLPITAAGCIITFCSLGASFIAPHMYLFLLLILSVLMIGNFKWKKI, encoded by the coding sequence ATGTTTCTACATGAAGTGCTAGAACAAACCGCTAAAAAGCTAAAAGCTCAAATTGCCAACTTCCTTACACTGACCAATTTAGGCCTTGGCGGATTTTCCATCATTTATAGCCTTAAGGGCCATATTCAGCTCAGCCTTTTATTAATTTTTATTGCTGCACTTGCTGATAGGTTGGACGGGATGGCAGCACGCAAGTTTAACATTGAATCAGAGTTAGGCAAACAACTGGACTCTATGAGCGACATTATATCCTTCGGGGTGGCTCCGGCCCTGTTGCTTTACCAGGCAGTTTTATTTGAATTCAGTACAGTAGGTTCCTTCTTTACCGTCTTATATATTTGCTGCGGGGCATTTCGTCTGGCGAGATTTAACATTACAGAAAACAGCGGCTTTTTCACAGGCCTTCCTATTACTGCAGCAGGGTGTATTATTACTTTCTGCAGTCTTGGAGCCAGCTTTATTGCGCCACACATGTACTTGTTTCTTCTTTTAATCCTATCTGTCTTGATGATAGGCAATTTCAAGTGGAAAAAGATATAA
- a CDS encoding phosphatidylserine decarboxylase: MKQFFYRFLIELTNSKWSSLLIKKFANSNFSTKIIPSFSKVYEINLEEAEKKADNFASLHDFFIRKLKSGAREIQHISNGVISPVDAVIEDIGKIEKDKTIIVKGKTYSIEEMLGTQDTIGQYEGGTYLIFYLSPKDYHRIHSPIAGEIMKQWTLGGKSYPVNKYGLKYGKSPLSKNYRTISEVRTASGQHVAVVKVGAMFINSIILSHGHETVSAGEEIAYFSFGSTVVLLFEKDALKMKEDITAPYHVKMGELIGEFMD, translated from the coding sequence TTGAAACAATTTTTTTACCGTTTTTTGATAGAACTGACTAACAGCAAGTGGAGTTCTTTACTAATAAAAAAATTCGCTAACTCAAATTTCAGTACTAAGATTATCCCCTCCTTTTCCAAGGTGTATGAAATTAATTTAGAGGAAGCAGAAAAAAAGGCGGACAATTTTGCAAGCCTTCATGATTTTTTTATCAGAAAGCTAAAATCTGGAGCAAGAGAAATACAGCATATAAGCAATGGTGTTATCAGTCCTGTTGATGCTGTTATAGAAGATATCGGCAAAATAGAAAAAGACAAAACAATAATAGTGAAAGGGAAAACGTACTCTATTGAGGAGATGCTTGGAACTCAGGATACGATAGGGCAATATGAGGGTGGTACATACTTGATTTTCTATTTAAGTCCAAAGGATTACCATCGTATTCATAGTCCAATTGCCGGAGAAATAATGAAGCAGTGGACACTTGGTGGAAAATCCTATCCAGTAAATAAATATGGCTTAAAGTACGGGAAAAGCCCGCTTTCCAAAAACTACCGGACGATTTCTGAGGTTAGAACAGCAAGTGGGCAGCATGTTGCGGTTGTTAAGGTAGGTGCCATGTTCATCAATTCTATTATTTTAAGCCACGGTCATGAAACAGTGAGTGCTGGAGAGGAAATTGCTTATTTTTCCTTCGGATCAACTGTAGTTCTTCTTTTTGAAAAGGATGCTTTAAAAATGAAAGAAGACATCACTGCACCTTATCATGTTAAAATGGGAGAGTTAATTGGAGAATTCATGGACTAA
- a CDS encoding sporulation histidine kinase inhibitor Sda: MRKLSDELLIESYHKARELDLSPEFIRLIETEIHRRSLSIKMKVSS, encoded by the coding sequence ATGCGCAAACTGTCAGATGAATTGTTGATTGAGTCATATCATAAAGCTAGGGAGCTGGATTTAAGCCCCGAATTTATACGTCTCATTGAAACAGAAATTCACCGACGTTCCTTAAGTATTAAAATGAAAGTATCCTCTTAA
- a CDS encoding YqeG family HAD IIIA-type phosphatase has translation MLNNFLPDQFVKNIFEITPELLKEKGVKGIITDLDNTLVEWDRPLATPQILEWFEDMKKNNIKVTIVSNNKEGRVKSFSDPLNIPFIFAARKPMGRAFRRALKEMELSKTEAVVIGDQLLTDVLGGNRSGFHTILVVPVAQTDGFATRLNRKIERRILNWFRKKGKLTWED, from the coding sequence TTGTTAAATAATTTTTTGCCTGATCAGTTTGTTAAAAATATATTCGAAATTACGCCAGAGCTTCTGAAAGAAAAAGGAGTAAAGGGCATTATAACGGATCTTGACAATACACTTGTTGAATGGGACCGTCCGTTGGCAACGCCACAGATATTGGAATGGTTCGAAGATATGAAGAAAAACAATATAAAAGTTACAATCGTTTCAAATAATAAGGAAGGAAGAGTAAAGTCCTTTTCTGATCCTTTAAACATCCCATTTATCTTTGCAGCAAGAAAACCAATGGGCAGAGCCTTTCGCAGAGCGCTTAAGGAAATGGAGCTCTCAAAAACGGAAGCAGTCGTCATTGGAGATCAGCTGCTTACAGATGTTCTCGGCGGAAACCGCAGCGGATTTCACACAATCCTCGTTGTGCCTGTAGCTCAAACAGATGGATTTGCGACAAGGTTGAACAGAAAAATTGAAAGAAGAATTTTAAATTGGTTCCGGAAAAAAGGAAAATTGACTTGGGAGGATTAA
- the yqeH gene encoding ribosome biogenesis GTPase YqeH, translating to MTERIHCFGCGVAIQTENKEELGYAPASSLEKETIICQRCFRLKHYNEVQDVSLTDDDFLKILNEIGRSDSLIVKIVDIFDFNGSWLPGLHRFTGKNKVLLIGNKVDLLPKSVNKQKVINWMKKEAKDLGLRPADVFLVSAQKGQSIKEVLEAIEYHREGKDVYVVGCTNVGKSTFINSVLKEVSGEENIITTSHFPGTTLDIIEIPLSDGKALVDTPGIINHHQMAHFVDKRDLKVITPKKEIKSKVFQLNEGQTLFFGGLARFDFTSGDRHSFVCYFSNELDIHRTKTENADALYEKHAGEMLTPPKRDEMEHFPKLIKHEFTIKEPKTDIVFSGLGWITVNEPNIKVSVYVPQGVHAMIRKSLI from the coding sequence GTGACAGAAAGAATACATTGCTTTGGATGCGGAGTTGCCATTCAGACTGAAAATAAAGAGGAGCTTGGTTATGCACCTGCTTCTTCTTTAGAGAAGGAAACGATAATTTGCCAGCGCTGCTTCCGCTTGAAGCATTATAATGAAGTACAGGATGTATCATTGACAGATGATGATTTCTTAAAGATACTGAATGAAATCGGCAGAAGTGACAGTCTCATTGTAAAGATTGTTGATATATTTGATTTTAATGGCAGCTGGCTTCCTGGGCTGCATCGCTTTACAGGCAAGAACAAAGTGTTGCTGATAGGAAATAAAGTTGACCTGCTTCCAAAGTCAGTTAACAAGCAAAAAGTAATCAATTGGATGAAAAAAGAAGCGAAGGATCTTGGCTTAAGACCTGCTGATGTCTTTTTAGTAAGCGCCCAAAAGGGTCAAAGCATTAAAGAAGTGCTTGAGGCTATTGAGTATCACCGCGAAGGAAAAGACGTTTATGTAGTTGGTTGTACGAATGTAGGTAAATCGACATTCATCAACTCTGTCCTTAAAGAGGTTTCTGGAGAGGAAAATATCATTACAACATCTCATTTCCCAGGAACTACGCTTGATATAATAGAAATCCCATTATCAGACGGTAAGGCGTTAGTAGATACACCAGGAATTATTAACCACCATCAAATGGCTCACTTTGTTGATAAAAGAGATTTAAAGGTTATTACTCCGAAAAAAGAAATAAAATCGAAAGTGTTCCAGCTGAATGAAGGACAAACATTGTTCTTTGGAGGTTTAGCGCGCTTTGATTTTACTAGCGGTGACCGCCATTCATTCGTTTGCTATTTCTCTAATGAACTGGATATCCACCGCACTAAAACAGAAAATGCTGATGCACTTTATGAAAAGCATGCCGGGGAAATGCTGACACCTCCAAAACGAGATGAAATGGAGCATTTTCCAAAGCTAATTAAGCATGAATTCACGATAAAAGAACCGAAAACAGATATTGTTTTTTCAGGACTTGGCTGGATTACTGTGAATGAGCCAAATATTAAAGTTTCTGTGTATGTTCCACAAGGTGTTCATGCAATGATCAGAAAGTCGCTAATCTAA
- the aroE gene encoding shikimate dehydrogenase, translated as MKRFAVIGDPIKHSMSPYMHNDLFQHYQIDARYDRVHIEKGMLETGLELLKKDGLAGFNVTVPHKTDILPFLDELDPLCKEIGAVNTVVNENGKWIGYNTDGAGYLAGILKVMPELKDKKTLMIGAGGAARAIYFTLAHHGVEIIDIVNRTKVTAEQLKAACPYPVQTEILSAVAAEQQLGEYDLIIQTTSIGMSPEIDDSPLDVTNIKENALISDIIYNPLEPKILQEGKSRGAIVQNGIEMFVYQGALAFEKWLGLMPDTDRMRKNVRKQLGGN; from the coding sequence ATGAAAAGGTTTGCGGTTATAGGGGATCCAATTAAACATTCTATGTCACCATATATGCATAATGATTTGTTTCAGCACTATCAAATCGACGCTCGATATGATAGGGTTCATATTGAAAAGGGAATGCTAGAAACGGGACTGGAACTATTGAAAAAAGACGGTTTGGCCGGATTTAACGTAACCGTTCCTCATAAAACGGACATCCTCCCTTTTTTGGATGAACTTGATCCTCTTTGCAAAGAGATTGGTGCTGTTAACACTGTTGTGAATGAAAATGGAAAATGGATTGGCTATAATACAGATGGGGCTGGTTATCTGGCAGGCATCCTTAAGGTGATGCCTGAATTAAAGGATAAAAAAACGTTAATGATTGGTGCTGGCGGTGCTGCTAGAGCCATTTATTTCACTTTAGCTCATCATGGTGTCGAAATCATTGATATAGTCAACCGCACAAAAGTGACAGCAGAGCAATTAAAGGCAGCCTGTCCTTACCCGGTTCAAACGGAAATACTGTCTGCTGTAGCAGCAGAACAGCAGCTCGGAGAATATGACTTAATCATCCAGACAACATCTATAGGAATGTCACCTGAAATAGATGACTCTCCGTTAGATGTAACGAATATAAAAGAAAATGCTCTTATAAGCGATATTATATATAATCCGCTCGAGCCAAAAATCCTGCAAGAAGGTAAAAGCCGTGGAGCAATTGTTCAAAATGGAATTGAGATGTTCGTATATCAAGGGGCATTAGCGTTTGAAAAGTGGCTAGGCCTGATGCCGGACACAGATAGAATGAGAAAAAATGTAAGGAAACAACTAGGAGGCAACTAA
- the yhbY gene encoding ribosome assembly RNA-binding protein YhbY, whose product MLKGKQKRYLRAMAHHLNPIFQVGKGGVNENMIKQIGEALEVRELLKVSVLQNCEEDKSVVARELAEGTKAELVQLIGSTIVLYKESKENKSINLPS is encoded by the coding sequence ATGCTAAAGGGTAAACAAAAAAGATACTTGCGTGCAATGGCACACCATTTGAATCCGATTTTCCAAGTTGGAAAAGGCGGAGTGAATGAAAACATGATTAAGCAAATTGGCGAGGCACTTGAAGTAAGAGAGCTTCTAAAAGTAAGTGTGCTTCAAAACTGTGAAGAAGACAAAAGTGTTGTGGCAAGAGAGCTTGCTGAAGGAACTAAAGCAGAGCTTGTACAGTTAATTGGTTCAACAATTGTTCTTTACAAGGAATCAAAAGAGAACAAAAGCATTAACTTGCCATCATAA